From one Timaviella obliquedivisa GSE-PSE-MK23-08B genomic stretch:
- a CDS encoding Uma2 family endonuclease — protein MVQTPTKSLTLDEFLMLPDTKPASEYLDRNDGEVIQKPMPRGEHSVLQRDLCIALTLTLKPDKAAEVFPELRCTFGGRSIIPDVAVFRTERIPRKPNGRIENAFRLAPDWAIEILSPKQTHTRGIRNILHCIEHGAEMGWLLDPKESCIFVYDGKGTVRLFEKPKMVVPVPEFAGAVQLTIGEIFSWLMA, from the coding sequence TTTTTGATGCTGCCGGACACCAAACCTGCTAGCGAATATCTTGATAGAAATGATGGAGAGGTAATTCAAAAACCCATGCCCCGAGGAGAACATAGTGTCCTTCAGCGCGATTTATGTATTGCCCTCACTCTGACCCTCAAACCGGACAAAGCGGCTGAGGTATTTCCCGAACTGCGGTGTACTTTTGGAGGGCGATCGATAATTCCTGATGTAGCAGTGTTTCGCACCGAACGCATTCCTCGCAAACCCAACGGTCGCATTGAAAACGCCTTTAGACTGGCACCTGATTGGGCGATTGAAATTCTTTCACCTAAGCAAACGCATACTAGGGGCATTCGTAATATCTTGCACTGCATCGAACACGGTGCAGAAATGGGATGGCTGCTTGACCCCAAAGAATCTTGTATTTTTGTCTACGATGGTAAAGGCACCGTGCGACTTTTTGAAAAACCCAAAATGGTTGTACCTGTTCCAGAGTTTGCCGGAGCAGTCCAGCTAACAATAGGAGAAATTTTTAGTTGGCTGATGGCGTAG